From a region of the Lactuca sativa cultivar Salinas chromosome 4, Lsat_Salinas_v11, whole genome shotgun sequence genome:
- the LOC111915479 gene encoding receptor-like protein kinase FERONIA, protein MYTFLLPLFYFFILFSTTAAQPYKPTDYFLLNCGGATTTSDRKWDTDENSKFISSATSFTSTPNNRDPSVPEIPYSTARIFNTSSFTYTFPVANGPKYLRLYFYPATYSNHNANQSFFSVSSNGYSLLSNFSAFLTASYLATSLGGNPPVPHFIKEFIIYVNNTQSLNVTFTPSPNSYAFINGIEIVSLPENLYHKSTSVKYVGQHSGLVISENTGLENIYRLNVGGGQISPTADTGMYRSWDQDDRYVFPVSAMGLTPVNNTPIVYTANTPNYTAPELVYATQRSMGNLSRHYNLTWLLPVDSGFYYKLRLHFCNIIPQYTKQGAVVFSIFINNQTAEDQADVFYWSGGTGLPVFQDYVVFVYDFDGSGRKQDLWLAMAPNSKAADEYGDAFLNGLEVFKISMGGNLAGPNPELSPTPPPPLPPSVKVNKKTLPYATIIGGAGGVLLLLFALGFIVFWHRRVKQGGATDEKQYPKEPTPKDSGLPSDRCRRFTIKEVKDATGEFDENCVIGKGGFGMVYKGYIDNSTTVVAIKRLKATSNQGSHEFQTEIGFLSKLRHVQLVSLIGYCEDDGEMILVYDYMSHGTLQDHLYKRNNAHLPWKLRLEICIGAARGLHYLHTGANRAIIHRDVKSTNILLDENWVAKVADFGLSRLGPKEKGVDHVSTAVKGTLGYMDPEYYRMQQLTDKSDVYSFGVVLFEVLCARPVIIHRGLPDEEVNLAEWGRVNYRNGTLNEIVDKRISDEIAPNCLLKFGEVANSCIRMKGRKRPKMDEVVWGLEFALQLQQAAEKTGGVVGELKGGAWGSDQDFLYPMQVETTISSASTAAAIQHGLSSNDSSGGGFESDTYFTQPSDVSKDTYTVGR, encoded by the coding sequence ATGTACACCTTCCTTTTACCACTCTTTTATTTCTTCATCCTCTTCTCCACCACCGCCGCCCAACCATACAAACCCACAGACTACTTCCTCCTCAACTGCGGTGGTGCAACAACCACTTCTGATCGGAAATGGGACACCGATGAAAATTCCAAATTTATCTCCTCCGCcacctccttcacctccaccccAAACAACCGCGACCCTTCCGTCCCAGAAATCCCATACTCCACCGCGCGAATCTTTAACACTTCATCGTTTACCTACACTTTTCCGGTGGCCAACGGCCCTAAATACCTCCGCCTCTATTTCTACCCCGCCACGTACTCCAACCACAATGCAAACCAATCTTTCTTTTCCGTATCATCCAACGGTTACTCTCTCTTATCTAACTTCAGTGCTTTCCTAACCGCATCTTATCTAGCAACTAGCCTCGGTGGCAATCCCCCAGTTCCCCACTTTATCAAAGAATTCATTATCTACGTAAACAATACCCAATCATTAAATGTCACTTTTACCCCCTCCCCCAACTCGTACGCTTTCATTAATGGTATCGAAATCGTTTCACTCCCTGAAAACTTGTATCATAAATCAACGAGTGTGAAATACGTCGGTCAACATTCTGGACTAGTAATCTCAGAGAACACGGGTCTCGAGAATATTTACAGGTTAAACGTCGGTGGGGGACAGATTTCTCCAACTGCTGATACTGGGATGTATCGATCATGGGATCAAGACGATCGATACGTGTTCCCAGTATCAGCTATGGGGTTAACCCCAGTTAACAACACTCCGATCGTCTACACTGCCAACACACCGAATTACACAGCACCTGAGTTGGTTTACGCTACACAAAGGAGTATGGGAAATTTGTCTCGACATTACAATCTGACGTGGCTACTTCCGGTGGATTCCGGGTTTTATTACAAGCTTAGGCTCCACTTTTGTAATATTATCCCGCAATATACGAAACAGGGTGCAGTGGTATTTAGcatttttattaataatcaaacgGCTGAAGATCAAGCCGATGTTTTTTACTGGAGTGGAGGTACCGGGCTTCCTGTGTTTCAGGATTATGTCGTATTTGTGTACGATTTTGATGGTAGTGGAAGAAAACAAGATTTATGGCTCGCGATGGCTCCTAACAGTAAAGCTGCGGACGAATATGGTGATGCTTTTTTGAACggtttagaagttttcaagattAGTATGGGCGGTAATCTTGCTGGCCCCAACCCGGAGCTCAGCCCTACACCGCCACCACCACTGCCACCTTCCGTAAAAGTGAACAAGAAAACTCTGCCGTATGCCACCATAATTGGTGGCGCTGGCGGCGTGTTACTTTTACTCTTcgctttaggttttatagttttctGGCACAGACGAGTAAAACAAGGTGGTGCAACAGATGAGAAGCAATATCCCAAAGAACCAACACCTAAAGATTCAGGCCTTCCGTCGGATAGGTGTCGCCGGTTTACAATCAAGGAAGTGAAAGATGCCACCGGAGAATTTGATGAAAATTGTGTTATTGGGAAAGGAGGGTTTGGTATGGTGTACAAAGGGTACATCGACAATTCTACCACCGTGGTTGCAATCAAAAGGCTAAAAGCGACATCAAATCAAGGTTCTCATGAGTTCCAAACTGAAATTGGTTTTCTATCAAAACTACGCCATGTTCAATTAGTTTCATTAATCGGATACTGTGAGGACGATGGCGAAATGATACTTGTGTATGATTACATGTCTCATGGGACATTACAGGATCATTTGTACAAAAGAAACAACGCTCATTTACCATGGAAACTACGTTTAGAAATTTGCATCGGTGCAGCTAGAGGTTTACATTATCTTCACACAGGTGCAAATCGTGCGATTATTCATCGAGATGTGAAGTCGACTAATATTTTGCTCGATGAGAATTGGGTTGCCAAAGTGGCGGATTTTGGTTTGTCAAGGTTAGGACCAAAAGAGAAAGGGGTAGATCATGTTAGTACAGCTGTGAAAGGGACATTAGGGTATATGGATCCTGAATATTACCGAATGCAACAACTTACAGACAAATCTGATGTTTATTCATTTGGGGTTGTCTTGTTCGAAGTGTTGTGTGCTAGACCAGTGATCATACACCGGGGTTTGCCGGATGAGGAGGTGAATTTGGCTGAATGGGGTAGGGTAAACTATCGAAATGGGACGCTGAATGAGATAGTTGATAAGAGAATAAGTGATGAGATTGCTCCTAATTGTTTGTTGAAGTTTGGTGAGGTGGCGAATAGTTGTATAAGAATGAAAGGACGTAAACGTCCGAAGATGGATGAAGTTGTTTGGGGTTTAGAGTTTGCGTTGCAGTTACAACAAGCTGCGGAGAAGACAGGTGGCGTTGTGGGTGAGTTGAAAGGTGGCGCGTGGGGGAGTGATCAAGATTTTTTGTATCCTATGCAAGTTGAGACGACTATATCTTCAGCGTCAACTGCAGCAGCAATACAACATGGTTTGTCGTCGAATGACAGCAGCGGTGGAGGGTTTGAGTCAGACACGTATTTCACGCAGCCAAGTGATGTTTCAAAAGATACTTATACGGTTGGTAGGTGA